A DNA window from Candidatus Acidiferrales bacterium contains the following coding sequences:
- a CDS encoding M1 family aminopeptidase — MIEYKLFMDWYGIISGSSDSYFGVMQVTFRPDLVTPLNKMDIDNDTTYLRVDSVVASGRALQLNSVGSKLNITLDKNYNAGDTGVVELYYHVVEQSPNSQKGFYYYYGGEQLTASYTVPHTLAYTMSEPADAHDWMPCYDDPSDKAMCEISVRVPSGYTAASNGTLVDEIDNHDGSLTFDWKENYPIATYLMCVTAARFAVIERSYTKSDGSTIPIRYYVYPEDSSGALSNSDCSIDTVASMIKFYESLYGAFPFDKYCMTGIEPFGYGGMEHQTITTLLRKYEFRRDVVAHELAHQWWGDMVTLGTWNDIWLNESFATYSEAMQLEHLSQSSFENEMQNYENEYFNEYSQIQYAIYAPPPGYVFGLAEYYKGAWVLNMLRYIVGDSTFFAIFRTYRSDFQFGNAVTLDFENVVGEDTHSDMSWFFDEWIFQPGYPVYSYTYRREGSSLVFYLKQVQTSPRTFKMPVEFAAYFQGGKTIGSFVDSSITQTFTIPLPVQPDSVVFDPADKIMKRVVPWSDTTLPYSSLLLSSFPNPFTLETQLGYTMPAGTKVSFEIYDVVGRKVRNIDKGYQEAGTYTVNFNGSGLASGVYFCRMSTDLGNRTIKLLLEK, encoded by the coding sequence ATGATAGAATATAAGCTCTTCATGGACTGGTACGGTATTATCTCCGGTTCCTCCGATTCATATTTTGGGGTCATGCAGGTCACATTTCGCCCAGATCTTGTCACTCCGCTTAACAAAATGGACATTGACAATGATACCACTTATTTGCGTGTCGATTCCGTTGTTGCGAGTGGCAGAGCGCTTCAGCTCAATAGCGTCGGTTCCAAGTTGAACATAACATTGGATAAAAATTACAATGCAGGAGACACCGGAGTCGTTGAGCTGTACTACCACGTCGTGGAGCAATCCCCGAACTCACAGAAAGGTTTTTATTATTATTACGGCGGCGAACAACTTACCGCAAGTTACACTGTTCCGCACACACTTGCTTACACGATGAGCGAGCCGGCCGACGCGCATGACTGGATGCCGTGTTACGACGATCCATCTGACAAAGCGATGTGTGAAATATCCGTTCGTGTCCCGAGCGGTTACACCGCCGCATCAAACGGGACTCTTGTCGATGAAATCGACAACCATGATGGAAGCTTGACTTTCGATTGGAAGGAGAACTACCCTATCGCAACATATCTCATGTGTGTGACGGCGGCACGGTTTGCTGTGATCGAGAGAAGTTACACGAAAAGTGACGGCAGCACTATCCCAATTAGGTATTATGTTTATCCCGAAGATTCATCAGGCGCCCTTTCGAACTCTGATTGCAGCATCGACACAGTCGCTTCGATGATAAAATTCTACGAATCGCTTTACGGCGCATTTCCTTTCGACAAATACTGTATGACCGGAATTGAGCCTTTCGGCTATGGCGGCATGGAGCATCAAACCATCACGACGCTGCTGCGCAAATACGAATTTAGACGCGACGTTGTAGCCCACGAGCTTGCTCATCAATGGTGGGGTGACATGGTCACGCTCGGGACATGGAACGATATTTGGCTGAATGAAAGCTTTGCCACATATTCGGAAGCAATGCAGCTGGAGCATCTAAGCCAGTCGAGTTTTGAGAACGAGATGCAGAACTATGAAAATGAATACTTCAACGAGTACAGCCAAATCCAGTATGCTATCTATGCGCCGCCGCCGGGTTATGTTTTCGGTCTTGCTGAATACTACAAAGGCGCATGGGTGCTCAACATGTTGAGGTACATTGTCGGCGATTCAACCTTCTTCGCAATTTTCAGGACCTATCGTTCCGATTTCCAATTCGGAAATGCGGTGACTTTGGACTTTGAGAATGTTGTCGGTGAGGATACTCACTCAGACATGAGCTGGTTTTTTGATGAATGGATTTTCCAGCCCGGGTATCCTGTGTATTCGTACACTTACAGGAGAGAAGGAAGCTCGCTTGTATTTTATTTGAAGCAAGTGCAGACAAGTCCTCGAACCTTCAAAATGCCTGTTGAGTTTGCAGCTTATTTCCAGGGAGGGAAAACCATAGGAAGTTTTGTCGATTCCAGCATAACACAGACGTTCACTATTCCGCTACCGGTTCAACCTGATTCAGTCGTTTTTGACCCCGCTGACAAAATCATGAAGAGGGTTGTGCCATGGAGCGATACCACCTTGCCGTATTCATCATTATTGTTGAGCAGTTTCCCAAATCCGTTCACGCTGGAAACGCAGCTCGGATACACAATGCCCGCTGGAACGAAAGTCAGCTTTGAAATCTATGACGTGGTCGGGAGGAAGGTAAGAAATATCGATAAAGGTTACCAGGAAGCGGGTACTTATACAGTCAACTTCAACGGAAGTGGTCTTGCGAGCGGAGTTTATTTTTGCAGAATGTCGACAGATCTCGGAAATCGAACGATAAAGCTTTTGTTAGAGAAATGA
- a CDS encoding APC family permease: MKQEYIEVPEDSGSIDFKKVKVVVITTVMLSFISYWRAAAVVVSDLGSSAFYALGIAEKAVGPSAPWFILFVMLFSYGIRAVYIESSSMFVRGGVYRVVHEALGATAAKFSVSALIFDYLITAPISAVSAGQYIAGLINSIFFMSGIKVALSPAWASVITAVLIELYFWRKNVIGIEESSEKALRIFQVTLALAILLLIWSVATIVVKGGKLPAFSINLSDDSLGWLKHFGWLKTIGIVGVLVGMGHSILAVSGEETLAQVYREIEAPKLKNLLRTGLIIFIFSFVFTGVNSLFASMLVPEKELMGVYNDNALSGLAMHLMGPQTILLAVQAFVVIVGFLILAGAVNTALIGANSVLNRVAEDGVLHEWFRKPHPRFGTSYRIINTLAIFQLIVIVLSRGDVFLLGEAYAFGVVWSFIMIAFSMIVLRYRVKTPREWSVPPNVKIWNYEIPIGLGFVFIILFSLGFVNLFTKPFATEGGVAFTIFLYTIFVFSERANTKLTAARDSQLEKFNVYAQNSLTAKAVGCRHPQRKLVAVRAPYRLQHLERCLEENDPDSVDIVVMTAKVIPGQSTTVQQTIDLPEQTLFSEVIKLAEKEGKTILPIVVPTNNAAYAVAHTAVEVGADEVFLGASERYPAEYQMQQFALYWGMVEADENHHVAIRTIGRTSDVRLEI; this comes from the coding sequence ATGAAACAAGAATATATCGAAGTTCCTGAAGATTCAGGGAGCATCGATTTTAAAAAAGTCAAAGTTGTAGTCATAACAACCGTCATGCTGTCGTTCATTTCGTACTGGCGTGCGGCGGCGGTGGTTGTATCAGATCTCGGCTCGAGTGCGTTTTACGCGCTCGGGATAGCGGAGAAGGCTGTCGGTCCATCTGCACCATGGTTCATACTCTTCGTAATGCTGTTCTCTTACGGTATCCGTGCCGTCTATATCGAATCTTCGAGCATGTTCGTACGAGGCGGAGTCTACAGAGTTGTCCACGAAGCACTCGGTGCGACCGCGGCGAAATTTTCTGTCTCGGCACTGATATTTGATTACCTGATCACTGCTCCGATCAGCGCCGTGTCCGCCGGGCAATACATTGCCGGATTGATAAACTCAATATTTTTTATGTCGGGCATCAAGGTTGCCCTGTCGCCGGCTTGGGCTTCAGTTATCACCGCGGTACTCATCGAATTATATTTCTGGCGCAAGAACGTAATCGGCATTGAGGAATCGAGCGAAAAGGCGCTGAGGATCTTTCAGGTTACGCTTGCCCTGGCTATTCTATTATTGATTTGGTCGGTCGCCACGATTGTAGTTAAGGGAGGAAAACTTCCGGCGTTCTCGATCAATCTGTCCGATGATTCGCTCGGATGGCTCAAACATTTTGGATGGTTGAAGACGATAGGTATTGTCGGAGTGTTGGTCGGAATGGGACATTCCATTCTGGCCGTGAGCGGAGAAGAGACGCTTGCACAAGTTTATCGAGAGATAGAAGCACCTAAGCTGAAGAACCTGCTCCGGACGGGACTCATTATTTTTATCTTCAGTTTCGTTTTTACAGGCGTCAATTCGCTCTTCGCGTCGATGCTGGTTCCGGAGAAGGAATTGATGGGCGTCTACAACGACAACGCCTTGAGCGGCCTCGCGATGCATCTGATGGGTCCTCAGACTATTCTTCTCGCTGTTCAGGCATTCGTCGTAATTGTCGGATTCCTTATACTCGCCGGAGCAGTGAACACTGCTCTCATTGGTGCAAACAGTGTTTTGAACAGGGTGGCTGAAGATGGAGTTTTGCATGAATGGTTTAGGAAACCTCACCCGAGATTTGGAACGTCGTACAGAATAATAAACACTCTGGCGATCTTCCAATTGATTGTAATCGTACTGAGCCGGGGCGACGTTTTCCTGCTCGGCGAAGCATACGCGTTCGGAGTGGTATGGAGCTTTATAATGATAGCTTTCTCGATGATCGTCCTTCGTTACAGAGTAAAGACTCCGCGAGAGTGGAGTGTTCCACCGAACGTGAAAATTTGGAACTATGAAATCCCGATTGGACTGGGGTTTGTGTTTATCATTTTGTTCTCGCTCGGTTTTGTTAATCTTTTCACGAAACCGTTCGCCACTGAAGGTGGGGTCGCGTTTACTATCTTTTTATATACGATTTTTGTTTTTTCGGAACGTGCGAACACAAAATTGACAGCCGCAAGAGATTCGCAGCTGGAAAAGTTCAATGTCTATGCGCAAAATAGTCTTACTGCCAAAGCCGTCGGATGCAGACATCCGCAAAGGAAATTGGTTGCAGTGCGTGCACCGTATCGACTCCAGCATTTGGAGAGATGTCTCGAAGAAAATGATCCGGACAGTGTCGATATAGTTGTCATGACGGCGAAGGTAATTCCCGGGCAGAGCACGACGGTTCAACAGACGATCGATCTGCCCGAACAAACTCTCTTCAGCGAGGTCATTAAGCTGGCAGAAAAAGAGGGAAAGACGATCCTCCCGATTGTGGTACCGACGAATAATGCGGCGTATGCGGTCGCGCATACGGCAGTCGAGGTTGGCGCCGATGAAGTGTTTCTCGGCGCATCGGAGCGATACCCTGCGGAATATCAGATGCAGCAGTTCGCGTTATATTGGGGAATGGTTGAGGCTGATGAAAACCACCACGTTGCAATTCGAACGATCGGCCGTACAAGTGATGTAAGGCTTGAGATCTAA
- a CDS encoding 5-formyltetrahydrofolate cyclo-ligase → MTEKEKIRKTILQLREELSEDEALQRSKLVLTQLENLPEYRNAGLVHTYASSKPNEVDTIMLIARSFARGKRIALPVIVDKKERTLDSSELMNIGDLTDGPFGIKEPKVFSSIAIEEVDMFVVPVVAVDRTGNRIGWGFGYYDGLLRAQNKPKVALAYKFQIVDSIEPTEEDVKVDYIVTEDEIIKVKK, encoded by the coding sequence TTGACCGAGAAAGAAAAAATTAGGAAAACTATTTTGCAGCTGCGCGAGGAGTTGTCCGAGGATGAGGCTCTTCAACGGAGCAAACTCGTTCTGACGCAGCTGGAGAATCTGCCGGAATATAGGAATGCCGGACTTGTTCATACCTACGCTTCTTCCAAGCCGAATGAAGTCGATACAATCATGCTTATCGCACGGTCTTTTGCACGTGGAAAGAGGATAGCACTTCCCGTCATAGTGGACAAGAAAGAGCGGACGTTAGACTCGTCCGAGCTCATGAACATCGGTGATTTGACCGACGGCCCTTTCGGGATCAAAGAGCCGAAAGTCTTTTCCAGCATCGCAATTGAAGAAGTGGATATGTTTGTTGTGCCGGTCGTCGCGGTCGATAGGACGGGCAACAGGATCGGATGGGGATTCGGATATTATGATGGGCTGCTGCGAGCGCAAAATAAACCCAAGGTAGCTCTCGCATATAAATTCCAAATTGTTGATTCGATTGAACCGACGGAAGAAGATGTCAAGGTTGACTATATCGTTACGGAAGACGAGATCATAAAAGTAAAAAAATAG
- a CDS encoding PspC domain-containing protein: protein MDEQRSSHSQGARKLYKSNSDRMIDGVCAGFAEHFGVDPSVVRLALIALTILNFAAGMIFYIVSMVIMPIKSSALSGPSEYQKETSRKKNSEAAAIVGIVIVVIGVILLFHYERIFSTIFVPRLGILSLHSVGNLLLPIILILTGSIFLMARRNESHQETLENEGSQVTSHGQSAFDNTNRLFRSSYDKKVAGVCGGIAEYLKIDSTLVRLAFVLAAVASFGMALILYFVCALVIPMEKI, encoded by the coding sequence ATGGATGAGCAACGATCCTCACATAGTCAAGGCGCGAGGAAGCTGTACAAATCAAATTCCGATAGAATGATCGACGGGGTGTGTGCCGGTTTTGCCGAACACTTTGGGGTCGACCCGTCAGTTGTGCGACTCGCTCTTATTGCATTAACGATTCTGAATTTTGCAGCGGGGATGATTTTCTATATTGTCTCTATGGTAATCATGCCGATTAAATCCTCAGCTTTGTCCGGTCCATCTGAGTATCAAAAAGAAACGTCAAGGAAGAAAAATTCTGAGGCGGCAGCTATAGTTGGAATAGTTATCGTCGTTATTGGAGTCATACTGCTGTTCCACTACGAAAGGATTTTCTCGACGATATTTGTCCCTCGGTTGGGGATATTGAGCCTGCATTCTGTCGGGAATTTATTGCTGCCGATCATTCTCATTTTGACGGGAAGCATATTTCTGATGGCGCGAAGAAACGAATCGCATCAGGAAACGCTTGAGAACGAAGGCTCTCAAGTGACTTCTCATGGCCAAAGCGCCTTTGATAACACAAATCGTCTTTTCCGGTCGTCCTATGATAAGAAAGTCGCCGGGGTATGCGGAGGAATAGCTGAATATCTAAAGATAGACTCGACATTAGTAAGGCTGGCATTTGTCTTGGCGGCGGTCGCCTCGTTCGGAATGGCTCTGATTCTTTATTTTGTCTGTGCTTTAGTTATTCCGATGGAGAAGATATGA
- a CDS encoding histidine kinase has product MDKKFVASIVSMYSRGPFPIFLFGVLTVVALVVAMQQFYIINYNTVTRYDLIWHVPFNLFYFWYWFTILPIMYWIIIDFKPRRYNALYWTFLYFLMPIGIVLIHQVIASVTINLFLGYSDFFTLVYKRVVRNPWVGMDLTLYFAIMIAINIVEYQQKNKADELRLAQLQAQLVQSQLSALESQLHPHFLFNTLNAVSTLILKRENREAERMLRLLHEFLKSTIYQNERHEITFREEVRFIRQYLEIEKVRYKDRMEIELDIGEETLDVFVPNLLLQPVLENAIRYAVAARKSKGIVKITSKLEDGRLKIMVEDNGPGLVVPPEKKSREGLGLKITKERLAHFCGDKYLFELEPSSLGGLKVRMEIPFVKREENSYGSLVYSPA; this is encoded by the coding sequence ATGGATAAGAAGTTCGTCGCCTCAATTGTTAGTATGTACTCTCGCGGTCCGTTTCCCATTTTCCTATTTGGCGTACTGACGGTTGTTGCTCTCGTAGTTGCGATGCAGCAATTCTATATCATCAACTACAACACAGTAACGAGATATGACCTTATCTGGCACGTTCCGTTCAATCTATTCTATTTCTGGTACTGGTTCACCATTTTGCCAATCATGTATTGGATCATCATTGATTTCAAACCCAGAAGATACAACGCATTGTATTGGACCTTTTTATATTTCCTCATGCCCATCGGGATTGTACTCATTCATCAGGTGATAGCTTCGGTTACGATAAATCTGTTCCTCGGGTATTCCGACTTTTTTACTCTCGTATATAAACGAGTGGTGCGTAATCCGTGGGTGGGAATGGATCTGACCCTCTATTTTGCGATCATGATAGCGATAAACATTGTTGAGTATCAACAGAAGAACAAAGCGGACGAATTGAGGTTGGCGCAACTTCAAGCGCAGCTTGTGCAATCCCAGCTGAGCGCACTCGAAAGTCAGCTGCATCCGCATTTCCTCTTCAATACCCTGAACGCTGTTTCGACTCTCATATTAAAAAGGGAAAATCGAGAAGCGGAGAGAATGCTTCGCTTGCTTCATGAATTCTTGAAATCGACTATATATCAAAATGAAAGACACGAAATCACCTTTAGGGAAGAAGTCCGATTCATCCGGCAATATTTGGAAATTGAAAAAGTGCGATACAAAGACCGGATGGAAATCGAATTAGATATTGGAGAAGAGACTTTGGATGTGTTTGTTCCAAATTTACTTTTGCAGCCGGTACTTGAGAATGCGATACGTTATGCAGTTGCAGCGAGAAAATCCAAAGGGATTGTCAAGATCACGTCGAAGCTGGAAGACGGCCGTCTGAAAATAATGGTCGAGGACAACGGGCCCGGTTTGGTTGTCCCGCCGGAGAAAAAATCGAGAGAAGGGCTGGGACTGAAAATAACTAAAGAGCGGCTGGCCCATTTTTGCGGAGATAAATATCTCTTTGAGCTGGAACCCTCTTCTCTCGGGGGATTGAAGGTTAGAATGGAGATCCCGTTCGTGAAACGCGAAGAAAATTCTTATGGCTCGCTGGTTTACAGTCCTGCATGA
- a CDS encoding histidine kinase: MARWFTVLHEDISKHARFHADESQSGEMVKRKEYELNVLAPLFVVLTLVAVVNTLQAYYVFFNGDRSFSNFMRFLTSNTIYCWYFLIPALIVRWLSRRISLRRELLFGWVLVHLTTLFLSLVVHQIISLEVDTALLLRNGATLFGALLNNPSVWEDVVVYVLYVLGFYMIEYKRIGRGNEIRQMQLEIKISKARLLELKGKVHPQFLFSTLETITELVRKKKNREADKALSLLGDFLRASVYNREQEEITLGEEIHLLNQYLAIKKIKRKIKITENIDAELMNTWVPNFILQPIVEHLITRNEDSNDIMLGIGVSASRENDELTIAVNTENATSDNASEGAGDIETIMDVTKRRLNQLYAHRCEVRHEVNGENKEFIVVRIPFRNSLYDKKISIVEQKR, encoded by the coding sequence ATGGCTCGCTGGTTTACAGTCCTGCATGAAGATATTTCTAAACATGCTCGTTTTCACGCCGATGAATCTCAAAGCGGGGAGATGGTGAAGCGCAAAGAATATGAGCTGAACGTTCTGGCTCCCCTTTTTGTGGTGTTGACTTTAGTGGCCGTCGTTAACACTCTGCAAGCGTATTATGTCTTCTTCAATGGCGATCGCTCGTTTTCCAACTTCATGCGGTTCCTGACCTCAAACACAATCTATTGCTGGTACTTTCTAATTCCTGCCTTGATAGTAAGATGGCTCTCCAGGAGAATTTCGCTGAGGAGGGAGTTGCTGTTCGGTTGGGTGCTGGTGCATCTGACAACGCTCTTTCTCTCGCTGGTCGTTCACCAGATAATTTCTTTGGAGGTTGACACAGCTCTTTTGCTGAGGAACGGCGCAACCTTATTCGGTGCGTTGCTTAACAATCCGTCGGTGTGGGAAGATGTTGTGGTTTATGTCTTGTACGTCTTGGGCTTTTATATGATCGAGTACAAAAGGATCGGCCGCGGAAATGAAATTCGACAAATGCAGCTCGAAATAAAAATTTCGAAGGCGAGGCTGCTTGAGCTGAAGGGGAAAGTGCACCCGCAGTTCTTATTTAGCACGCTGGAAACAATTACGGAGCTTGTAAGAAAGAAGAAAAACAGGGAGGCGGACAAAGCGCTGTCATTGCTTGGCGATTTCTTGAGAGCATCGGTGTACAACAGAGAACAAGAAGAAATTACATTGGGAGAAGAGATTCACCTGCTCAACCAATACCTGGCTATAAAAAAAATCAAGAGGAAAATCAAAATTACCGAGAACATCGACGCCGAATTGATGAATACATGGGTTCCCAATTTTATCCTCCAGCCGATCGTGGAACACCTCATAACGCGCAATGAGGATTCCAATGATATTATGCTCGGGATTGGAGTCAGCGCATCCAGAGAGAATGACGAGCTAACTATAGCCGTAAACACTGAGAACGCAACTTCTGACAATGCATCAGAAGGCGCCGGCGACATCGAAACGATTATGGACGTTACAAAAAGAAGACTCAATCAATTGTACGCCCATCGCTGCGAGGTGAGGCATGAAGTGAATGGTGAAAACAAAGAGTTTATCGTGGTGCGGATACCCTTCCGTAACAGTTTGTACGACAAAAAAATATCCATCGTGGAGCAGAAACGTTGA
- a CDS encoding response regulator, translated as MRAVIVDDEPHAREGIRIRLEKYRDIKVVGECASGSEAVEVINELEPDLLFLDIQMPGINGFEVLQRIKVDTLPVIVFITAYDKYAVKAFEYHALDYLLKPINEEHFDEMIRIAVSQISRRNFESYADKLELLVKDYLKLAKGEYVVPQVRSGDSAKEFLSCLTIKSKGQISLVPVQEIDWIESAGDYVYIHSNGRKQIARETLVSLERRMDPRKFVRIHRSAIVNLEKIKTLKPNEHGDYEICLQNGDRLKLSRSYRGHFQKVIGSSI; from the coding sequence GTGCGTGCGGTCATAGTCGACGATGAGCCTCATGCCAGAGAAGGCATAAGAATCCGCCTTGAAAAATATAGAGACATCAAGGTCGTGGGAGAATGTGCCTCCGGTTCAGAAGCCGTCGAAGTAATAAATGAATTGGAACCGGATCTTCTGTTCCTTGACATACAGATGCCCGGAATAAACGGGTTCGAAGTTCTGCAGAGGATAAAGGTCGATACATTACCGGTAATCGTTTTCATCACCGCCTACGACAAGTACGCAGTGAAAGCTTTCGAGTACCATGCGCTCGATTATCTTTTGAAACCGATCAACGAGGAGCATTTCGATGAGATGATCCGAATTGCCGTCTCACAGATCAGCCGCCGCAATTTTGAATCATATGCCGATAAACTGGAATTGCTTGTAAAAGATTATCTGAAACTTGCAAAGGGAGAATACGTTGTGCCGCAGGTTCGGTCAGGCGATTCTGCTAAAGAGTTTCTTAGCTGTCTGACGATCAAATCTAAGGGGCAAATTTCATTGGTACCGGTTCAGGAAATCGACTGGATAGAGTCGGCTGGTGATTATGTATACATTCATTCGAATGGACGTAAACAAATCGCACGCGAGACGCTTGTCTCGCTTGAGCGGAGAATGGATCCGCGAAAATTCGTGAGAATACATCGTTCAGCAATTGTAAATCTTGAGAAGATCAAAACCCTCAAACCGAATGAGCATGGTGATTATGAAATCTGTCTTCAGAACGGAGATCGCCTGAAGTTGAGCCGATCTTATCGAGGACATTTTCAAAAAGTGATCGGCAGTTCAATCTAA